A stretch of Methanobacterium sp. DNA encodes these proteins:
- a CDS encoding 50S ribosomal protein L39e: MSRNRPLAKKLRLAKANKQNRRVPLWVMLKTNRKVRTHPKMRQWRRSKLKV, translated from the coding sequence ATGAGTAGGAATAGGCCATTAGCTAAGAAATTAAGGCTTGCTAAAGCCAATAAGCAGAACAGGCGTGTACCTTTATGGGTTATGCTTAAAACAAATAGAAAAGTAAGAACTCATCCTAAAATGAGACAATGGAGAAGAAGTAAACTAA
- a CDS encoding DNA-binding protein produces MSDIEELRRKRMQELQQQAAAQQAASQEQEQARRELEAQKRQAMMQILTPEARGRLANLRLTKPEMVDQIELQLIQLAQMGRIKSKITDEQLKELLKNLAGQRREINITRK; encoded by the coding sequence TTGAGCGATATTGAAGAATTAAGACGTAAAAGAATGCAGGAATTACAACAGCAAGCTGCAGCACAGCAAGCGGCATCTCAGGAGCAGGAACAGGCCCGACGCGAATTAGAAGCTCAAAAAAGACAGGCTATGATGCAAATCCTTACCCCTGAAGCCAGGGGCAGACTTGCAAACCTCAGATTAACTAAACCGGAAATGGTTGATCAGATTGAACTTCAGTTAATTCAACTTGCCCAGATGGGAAGAATTAAATCAAAAATAACTGATGAACAGCTGAAAGAACTTCTAAAAAACCTTGCCGGTCAAAGAAGAGAGATTAATATAACAAGAAAATGA
- a CDS encoding 30S ribosomal protein S19e: MTTVYDVPADLLISTIAKELSQNKKINPPEWAKFVKTGVHKERRPEEMGWWYTRCASLLRRVYIDGPVGMNSLRSYYGGKKDRGSSPEKFAKGSGSIIRTALQQLEDAGYIAKVKEGRIVTPEGKSFLDKTSNIVKKEVPELANY, encoded by the coding sequence ATGACTACAGTTTATGATGTACCTGCAGATTTACTGATAAGTACAATTGCAAAAGAATTAAGCCAGAATAAGAAAATAAACCCGCCAGAATGGGCTAAATTTGTTAAAACAGGAGTTCACAAAGAAAGAAGACCCGAAGAAATGGGCTGGTGGTACACAAGATGTGCATCTCTTTTAAGAAGAGTGTACATAGACGGCCCTGTCGGAATGAACAGTTTAAGATCATACTACGGTGGAAAAAAGGATAGAGGTTCCAGTCCTGAAAAATTTGCAAAAGGAAGCGGTTCCATAATTAGAACAGCCCTACAACAGCTTGAAGATGCTGGATACATTGCAAAGGTTAAAGAAGGAAGAATTGTAACTCCTGAAGGAAAATCTTTCCTTGACAAAACATCAAATATTGTTAAAAAAGAAGTTCCAGAACTTGCAAACTACTAG
- a CDS encoding YhbY family RNA-binding protein, which yields MNRSLSTITINIGKSGINQNVIDEIKRQLKAHEVIKLKFAKNISSEKQNYINNIIEKSNSKLVDLRGNVAVIFKKSPRKS from the coding sequence ATGAATAGATCACTTTCAACAATCACCATTAATATTGGAAAATCTGGAATCAACCAGAATGTTATTGATGAAATAAAAAGACAGCTTAAAGCTCACGAAGTAATAAAATTAAAGTTTGCAAAAAATATATCTTCAGAAAAACAAAATTATATAAACAATATAATCGAAAAATCTAACTCTAAACTAGTTGATTTAAGAGGAAATGTTGCTGTAATATTTAAAAAAAGCCCTCGAAAATCATAG
- a CDS encoding ribonuclease P protein component 4 yields the protein MRRGRRPQWMLKIARERIDILFKLADESFNTHPERSHRYVQMARNIATKYNIRMPRIWKRRFCKNCYKFLKPGKNCQIRLKDSSVTIKCFECGNVMKVPYIREIKDKRRKKIESCIIKKGINE from the coding sequence TTGAGAAGGGGAAGAAGACCGCAATGGATGTTAAAAATAGCAAGAGAAAGGATTGATATTCTCTTTAAACTTGCAGATGAATCATTCAATACCCATCCTGAACGGTCGCACCGATACGTCCAGATGGCCAGAAACATTGCAACCAAATACAATATAAGAATGCCCAGAATCTGGAAGAGGAGATTCTGTAAAAACTGTTATAAATTCCTGAAACCAGGAAAGAACTGCCAGATCAGGTTAAAAGATTCATCGGTTACTATTAAATGTTTTGAATGTGGAAATGTAATGAAGGTTCCATATATAAGAGAGATAAAGGATAAAAGGAGGAAAAAGATTGAATCCTGCATTATCAAAAAAGGAATTAATGAATAG
- a CDS encoding adenylate kinase family protein: MNSMIILITGTPGVGKTTVSSLLAERLDACLIDINQLVEEKHLYTSIDEVRKYKIVDLDALFDEMNRIVGEINNNFTIIEGHLSHLFENSDIVIVLRANPDVLKRRMETKGWEKSKIRENIEAEAIDLCSYEAHEIHGDKVNEIDTSSIAPEEVVDLIIDVINGDKKFPAGSVDFLEYLNDF; this comes from the coding sequence ATGAATAGCATGATCATACTCATTACTGGAACACCAGGAGTTGGAAAAACAACAGTTTCAAGCCTGCTTGCAGAAAGGTTAGATGCATGTCTTATTGATATCAATCAACTTGTAGAGGAAAAACATCTGTACACAAGTATTGATGAAGTACGGAAATATAAAATTGTGGATTTAGATGCTTTATTTGATGAAATGAACAGAATAGTAGGTGAAATTAATAATAATTTTACTATCATTGAAGGGCATCTTTCACATCTTTTTGAAAATTCTGATATTGTCATAGTTTTAAGAGCCAATCCTGATGTTTTGAAGCGGCGTATGGAAACCAAAGGATGGGAAAAAAGTAAAATCCGTGAAAATATTGAAGCAGAGGCAATTGATCTCTGTTCCTATGAAGCACACGAAATTCATGGAGATAAGGTAAATGAAATAGATACAAGCAGTATTGCGCCTGAAGAAGTTGTAGATTTAATAATTGATGTGATAAATGGTGATAAAAAGTTTCCAGCAGGTAGTGTGGATTTTTTGGAATATTTAAATGATTTTTAA
- a CDS encoding sulfide-dependent adenosine diphosphate thiazole synthase, whose product MKLDDVVISKAIIKSFMEDFLDYTDIDVAIGGGGPAGLTAGYYLAKAGIKVALFERKLSIGGGMWGGGMMFNKIVVQEESRRILDEFGIKTVRYEEDYYLADSIESVSTLCSKATQAGLKVFNLMSIEDVMIQEKPDITGLVLNWSAVEMGGLHVDPLTIRTKAVVDATGHDCEVVKVVERKVGPKLNTETGRIIGEKPMWADIGEKALMDNTKEVYPGLYVAGMAANAVYGSPRMGPIFGGMLLSGERIAQILIEKLK is encoded by the coding sequence ATGAAATTAGATGATGTGGTTATATCAAAAGCGATAATAAAAAGCTTTATGGAAGATTTCCTGGATTACACTGATATTGATGTTGCTATTGGTGGAGGAGGCCCTGCAGGACTTACAGCAGGGTATTATCTTGCAAAAGCAGGCATTAAAGTAGCTTTATTTGAAAGAAAATTAAGCATCGGCGGCGGAATGTGGGGCGGCGGCATGATGTTTAATAAAATAGTTGTTCAGGAAGAAAGTAGGCGAATTCTAGACGAATTTGGTATAAAAACAGTGAGATATGAAGAGGATTATTATCTGGCTGATTCTATAGAATCTGTATCAACTTTATGCTCTAAAGCAACACAAGCAGGTCTTAAAGTCTTTAATTTAATGAGTATTGAAGATGTAATGATCCAGGAAAAGCCAGATATAACTGGACTTGTTTTAAACTGGAGTGCAGTTGAAATGGGAGGATTACATGTTGATCCACTCACCATACGGACAAAAGCAGTTGTTGATGCCACAGGACACGATTGTGAAGTGGTAAAAGTTGTAGAAAGAAAGGTAGGGCCTAAACTCAACACAGAAACTGGTAGAATCATTGGAGAAAAACCAATGTGGGCGGATATTGGAGAAAAAGCCCTGATGGATAATACAAAAGAAGTTTATCCGGGATTGTACGTTGCAGGAATGGCTGCAAACGCAGTTTATGGATCCCCACGAATGGGTCCAATATTTGGTGGAATGCTCCTATCAGGGGAAAGAATAGCCCAGATACTCATTGAAAAATTAAAATAA
- a CDS encoding GTP-binding protein, translating into MALEDRIKKIEEEIQKTPYNKATSHHIGKLKAKLSKLKEESLQRSSSGTKGKGFHVKKSGDSTVVLVGFPSVGKSTLLNDLTNAESKIGEYEFTTLEIIPGIMEYEGAKIQIFDIPGIITGASKGKGRGKEILSVARNADLVLIVLDVFNPQHINVITEELKNIGIRPNQTRPDVTVKPKKLGGLTISSTVELTNIDEKTIRSILNEYGIHSADILIRDNVTMDQFIDSLDLSCCYIPMLKVVNKIDLVDKKYLEELKSDIPDAIFISANKQTNIEDLKRKIFDKLALIRIFLKPQGKKADYEEPLIIRKGSTVRDVANKLHRDFVRNFRHAKVWGTSVKFEGQKVGLEHVLNDKDVLRIIVKK; encoded by the coding sequence ATGGCTCTTGAAGATAGAATTAAAAAAATTGAAGAAGAAATTCAAAAAACGCCGTATAATAAGGCCACATCACACCACATAGGTAAACTTAAGGCTAAATTATCAAAGTTAAAAGAAGAATCCCTGCAAAGGAGCAGTTCAGGTACTAAGGGGAAAGGATTTCATGTTAAAAAGAGTGGAGACTCTACAGTAGTGCTGGTTGGATTTCCATCTGTTGGAAAATCAACGCTTCTCAATGATCTTACCAATGCAGAATCTAAAATTGGAGAATACGAATTTACAACACTTGAGATAATCCCTGGGATTATGGAATATGAAGGGGCTAAAATCCAGATATTTGATATTCCTGGAATAATTACTGGAGCTTCCAAGGGTAAAGGGAGAGGAAAGGAGATTTTATCTGTTGCCAGGAATGCAGACCTGGTTTTAATAGTTCTTGACGTTTTTAATCCCCAGCATATTAACGTAATTACAGAAGAGTTGAAAAATATTGGCATAAGGCCAAACCAGACCAGACCTGATGTTACTGTAAAGCCTAAAAAGCTTGGAGGCCTTACAATTTCTTCTACAGTAGAACTTACCAATATAGATGAAAAGACGATCAGATCCATCCTGAATGAATATGGAATACACAGTGCAGATATTCTGATTCGTGATAATGTGACCATGGATCAATTTATTGACAGTCTGGATTTAAGCTGCTGCTACATTCCCATGCTAAAGGTTGTAAATAAAATAGATCTGGTTGATAAAAAATATCTGGAGGAACTTAAATCAGATATACCTGATGCGATTTTTATATCTGCAAATAAGCAAACTAATATTGAGGATCTTAAACGAAAAATATTTGATAAGCTCGCTTTAATCCGTATCTTTTTGAAACCGCAGGGTAAAAAAGCAGATTATGAAGAGCCCTTAATAATTCGAAAAGGATCAACTGTTAGGGATGTGGCAAATAAGCTCCATCGTGATTTTGTAAGGAATTTCAGGCATGCAAAAGTTTGGGGGACATCGGTAAAGTTCGAAGGGCAGAAGGTGGGCCTTGAACATGTGTTAAATGATAAAGATGTTTTAAGAATAATAGTTAAAAAATAA
- a CDS encoding CBS domain-containing protein: MNVKEIMIEGVETIGEDETLDTALKKSTEEGEGGSLIVEKNGEVVGIVTTWDVLEAISSKNKLNNTKVHDAMETHLVTVHTDTPIEEAAKEMVDHGIWRLPVEEAGQIVGIISATDILLNEIRSMM; encoded by the coding sequence ATGAATGTTAAAGAAATTATGATTGAAGGTGTGGAAACCATTGGTGAAGATGAAACTCTGGATACTGCTTTGAAAAAATCCACCGAGGAGGGTGAAGGTGGAAGCCTTATAGTGGAAAAAAACGGAGAAGTTGTGGGAATAGTGACAACATGGGATGTTCTGGAAGCCATAAGCAGTAAAAATAAATTAAATAATACTAAAGTTCATGATGCAATGGAAACTCACCTTGTAACTGTCCATACTGATACCCCTATTGAGGAAGCAGCGAAAGAAATGGTAGATCATGGTATTTGGAGATTACCAGTTGAAGAAGCAGGCCAGATAGTGGGAATCATCAGTGCAACAGACATTCTTCTAAATGAAATACGAAGCATGATGTAA
- a CDS encoding STT3 domain-containing protein: MNAKEFLSKSKPIIIIILLFSLSFFLRAESANLNIIPDDMKAFYQDQDGLPYFSEMDSYYNYRLTQNYLNNGHLGDTIINNTQWDLHSYFPPGRTAEYPPLIVYLTAFIYKFVNIFSDVSLVTVAFWMAPFIASICVIPAYLFIRRITNDFGGITAGILVGVAPFYFSHTFAGFFDTDMFNMLFPILIVWFFIESIRVKSIRNRSIFVILTVISLFLFTLAWEGWWYIFYIIVGSAVIYLLVSNYLLGMKTIKPVKEYSSKFEWFIDQKALFSVAVVVLASSILIIINSGLSGFINTLFRPLVVNQLLSSATNAAYPSVLVSISELQIPTFSSVLNGVGGIGAFLLGILSVPLLIWKLQSKDGKKAVKQEAPKIKKKPRRKGRRKNIQKNVEEKTERKDTVKGNKGTADKRKLMETKKEYVLYAVLFSIWLLITAYAMTKGSRFIATFSLPIALGAGIFIGLIAPSVNKYIKNTKYCAVAILLLIALVSYPAVSGAYGISNSVVPGSDDSFYNSMSWIKNNTSNETVITSWWDYGYLFEAVGDRPTTFDGGSQNNPRAYWVGKALLTNNENLSAGILRMLTSSGDLGYLTLENYTRDTAKSVEILDKILQVDKNAAQTIMLNEYKLTPDQAQNVLKYTHPDKPSPHVFITSSDMIGKAGWWSYFGSWNFKENTGQGYMYSVSGATTNVTGSTVTINAENGVGGQINGSSFSAWLQANNTRIEPHKLIFIQNGKLVYNQIVTNDSPVSILFIQENNSLIAVAMNKELEDSMFTRLMFMGGYGLTRFKLAHAQPGVIVWNVS; the protein is encoded by the coding sequence ATGAATGCAAAAGAGTTTTTATCTAAATCCAAACCAATAATTATAATAATTTTGCTTTTTTCATTATCATTTTTCCTTAGGGCTGAATCAGCTAATTTAAATATAATTCCAGATGATATGAAGGCTTTTTATCAGGATCAAGATGGCCTTCCATATTTCAGTGAAATGGATTCATATTATAATTACAGGCTGACTCAAAATTATCTGAATAATGGACATTTAGGAGATACTATTATAAATAATACTCAATGGGATCTGCATTCATATTTTCCTCCTGGAAGAACAGCGGAATATCCTCCTCTAATAGTATATCTTACTGCATTTATCTATAAATTTGTCAATATATTCAGCGATGTATCTTTAGTAACGGTAGCCTTCTGGATGGCCCCGTTCATAGCATCTATTTGTGTAATTCCTGCTTACTTATTTATAAGAAGAATTACTAATGATTTTGGAGGAATAACCGCGGGAATTTTAGTTGGTGTAGCGCCATTTTACTTTTCCCATACATTTGCGGGCTTTTTTGATACAGACATGTTTAACATGCTTTTCCCCATTTTGATTGTATGGTTCTTTATTGAAAGTATAAGGGTAAAAAGCATCAGAAATAGGTCAATTTTTGTAATATTGACGGTTATTTCACTTTTCCTTTTTACTCTTGCCTGGGAAGGATGGTGGTACATATTTTACATCATCGTTGGCTCAGCAGTGATTTATTTGCTTGTTTCTAATTATTTATTGGGAATGAAAACAATCAAGCCTGTAAAAGAATATTCAAGCAAATTTGAATGGTTTATAGATCAAAAAGCATTATTTTCAGTTGCCGTAGTTGTACTGGCCAGTTCTATCCTAATAATAATTAATTCAGGATTATCAGGATTTATCAATACGTTATTCCGGCCTTTGGTGGTGAATCAGCTCCTTTCATCTGCTACAAATGCAGCATATCCAAGTGTGCTTGTTTCTATATCTGAACTTCAAATACCCACATTTTCTTCAGTTCTAAATGGGGTTGGAGGCATCGGGGCATTTTTATTAGGTATTTTAAGTGTTCCATTACTTATATGGAAATTACAGTCAAAAGATGGGAAGAAAGCTGTTAAGCAAGAAGCTCCTAAAATAAAAAAGAAGCCCCGGAGAAAGGGAAGAAGAAAAAATATACAGAAAAATGTTGAAGAAAAAACCGAAAGAAAAGATACTGTAAAAGGAAATAAAGGAACTGCAGATAAGCGTAAGTTAATGGAAACTAAGAAAGAATATGTTTTATATGCGGTTTTATTCTCCATATGGCTTTTAATTACCGCATATGCAATGACAAAGGGTTCCAGATTCATTGCAACATTTTCATTACCAATTGCATTAGGTGCGGGTATCTTCATAGGTTTAATTGCACCATCCGTCAATAAATACATTAAAAATACTAAATACTGTGCGGTGGCTATTCTGTTGCTAATAGCGCTGGTTTCATACCCTGCAGTATCCGGAGCATATGGTATTTCAAATTCAGTAGTTCCAGGTTCTGATGATTCATTTTATAACTCCATGAGCTGGATTAAAAATAATACCTCAAATGAAACTGTAATAACTTCATGGTGGGATTACGGTTATTTATTTGAAGCTGTTGGCGATCGACCTACAACTTTTGATGGTGGATCTCAAAATAATCCGAGGGCATATTGGGTTGGAAAAGCCCTGTTAACAAATAATGAGAACTTATCGGCAGGTATACTTAGAATGCTTACTTCAAGTGGTGATTTAGGTTATTTAACTCTTGAAAATTATACCAGAGATACAGCTAAAAGTGTTGAGATATTGGACAAGATCCTGCAAGTTGACAAAAACGCTGCTCAAACCATTATGTTGAACGAATATAAATTAACTCCTGATCAGGCTCAAAATGTCTTAAAATACACCCATCCAGATAAACCAAGCCCTCATGTGTTTATAACAAGCAGTGACATGATAGGAAAAGCGGGCTGGTGGTCTTACTTTGGAAGCTGGAACTTTAAGGAAAATACAGGACAGGGTTATATGTATTCAGTAAGTGGAGCAACTACAAATGTTACTGGAAGTACTGTAACCATTAATGCTGAAAATGGGGTTGGTGGTCAGATTAACGGATCCAGCTTTAGCGCATGGTTACAGGCAAACAATACAAGAATTGAGCCCCATAAACTCATATTTATCCAAAATGGTAAACTTGTATATAATCAGATTGTCACTAATGATAGTCCTGTAAGTATCCTGTTCATACAGGAGAACAATTCATTAATAGCAGTGGCTATGAATAAAGAACTTGAAGATTCAATGTTTACAAGATTGATGTTTATGGGTGGTTATGGACTGACCAGATTTAAGCTCGCCCATGCTCAACCAGGTGTAATTGTCTGGAATGTAAGTTAA
- a CDS encoding class I SAM-dependent methyltransferase, with the protein MVFENRFIEPDYDFETKGFWVDNKKFKTYSEYNYFSSNPVVSKIKRFHFEKALKLTEKYFNKANVIDFGCADGCFLPTLSNYFPQVLGVDIDPDYIEISQNLINKMNLKNCQCICSQGMKIEELMSNIDGSFDVLFLLEVLEHIGDKNKLYESKIDFLCEISSLVNEDGIIIISVPNMVGLSFLLQRFGLSILGMYKEELSWKELFYAGFLNRTDDLEKKWRFESHIGFNHKKLEHCLKKKFHILNKNNIFFQTVYVIRK; encoded by the coding sequence ATGGTTTTTGAAAATAGGTTTATTGAACCAGATTACGACTTTGAAACTAAAGGTTTCTGGGTAGATAATAAAAAATTTAAAACATATTCTGAGTATAATTATTTCAGTTCAAATCCAGTAGTTTCTAAAATCAAAAGATTTCATTTTGAAAAGGCCCTTAAGTTAACTGAAAAATATTTTAATAAGGCCAATGTGATTGACTTTGGTTGTGCTGACGGATGTTTTTTACCTACTTTATCTAATTATTTTCCTCAAGTTTTAGGGGTGGATATTGATCCTGATTATATTGAAATTTCCCAGAATTTAATTAATAAAATGAATTTGAAAAATTGTCAATGTATATGTAGTCAGGGCATGAAAATTGAAGAGTTAATGTCAAATATAGATGGCTCTTTTGATGTATTATTTTTACTGGAAGTTCTTGAACATATTGGGGATAAAAACAAATTATATGAATCAAAAATTGATTTTTTATGTGAGATATCTTCGCTGGTTAATGAGGATGGAATAATAATTATTTCCGTGCCCAATATGGTTGGTTTAAGCTTTTTATTACAAAGATTTGGTCTTTCCATTCTTGGAATGTATAAAGAAGAATTATCATGGAAAGAATTGTTTTATGCAGGATTTCTTAATAGAACGGATGATCTTGAGAAAAAATGGAGATTTGAAAGCCATATAGGATTTAATCATAAAAAATTAGAACATTGCCTTAAAAAAAAGTTTCATATACTTAATAAAAACAATATTTTCTTTCAAACGGTGTATGTAATCAGAAAATAA
- a CDS encoding TMEM175 family protein codes for MIKNILKAESSDTNRLEMFSDGVFAIVITLLVLEIKVPEMPHQFLSAEFVNELMLLWPKFFVFALSFVVIYIIWMNHHQTFKMIVKSNRALMLLNGLLLFFIVLIPFPTALVGEYPLQPVSAVIYGVVMAFMGLSFLLMYIYIPKHDLVDESISHELIRKGFKRAMVSPIFYTIGAICALIFLPVSYLIYTLIAIYYLIPAPMEEKS; via the coding sequence ATGATAAAAAATATTTTGAAAGCAGAAAGTTCTGATACCAATCGTTTAGAAATGTTCAGTGATGGAGTTTTTGCCATTGTGATTACTCTGCTTGTATTGGAGATTAAAGTTCCTGAAATGCCCCATCAATTTTTATCAGCCGAATTTGTCAATGAATTAATGCTTTTATGGCCTAAATTCTTTGTTTTTGCATTGAGTTTTGTGGTAATCTATATTATCTGGATGAATCATCACCAAACATTTAAAATGATAGTTAAGTCTAACCGCGCTTTAATGCTGTTAAATGGATTGTTACTATTTTTTATAGTTTTAATTCCATTTCCAACGGCTTTAGTTGGAGAATATCCGTTACAACCTGTATCTGCGGTTATTTATGGAGTAGTAATGGCTTTTATGGGGTTAAGCTTCCTTTTGATGTACATATATATTCCAAAACATGATTTAGTTGATGAATCCATTTCACATGAATTAATAAGAAAAGGGTTTAAAAGAGCTATGGTAAGTCCAATATTCTATACAATAGGAGCTATTTGCGCGCTAATATTCCTGCCAGTATCTTATTTAATTTATACTTTAATAGCAATTTATTATCTCATACCCGCACCTATGGAAGAAAAAAGTTAA
- a CDS encoding NAD(P)H-dependent oxidoreductase translates to MNVLIVYAHPEPKSLNGKLKDIALEILTENGHKVQVSDLYAMKFKAVLDEEDFPKRMNPEVLNPIMEQYNAMNEQSIPDDIKEEMDKVKWADLIIFQFPIWWTSFPAIMKGWIDRVFYNGFAFNAAENKIYNGGLLKGKKAMLSFTTGAPQIVYSAQGPHGDINQLLTYITHGMLEFVGMEVLPSFGLFGPIAMSENDVNAEIEKFKGLLIKL, encoded by the coding sequence ATGAATGTATTGATAGTATATGCACATCCAGAACCTAAATCGTTAAATGGTAAATTAAAAGACATAGCTTTGGAAATTCTAACGGAAAATGGTCATAAAGTACAAGTCTCTGATCTCTATGCCATGAAATTCAAGGCCGTGCTGGATGAAGAAGATTTCCCTAAAAGAATGAATCCAGAAGTTTTAAATCCTATAATGGAACAGTATAATGCAATGAATGAGCAATCAATTCCGGATGACATTAAAGAAGAGATGGATAAAGTTAAATGGGCAGATTTAATAATATTCCAGTTCCCTATTTGGTGGACATCATTCCCGGCCATTATGAAAGGATGGATTGACAGGGTTTTCTATAATGGATTTGCATTCAATGCTGCAGAAAATAAAATATACAATGGAGGATTACTTAAAGGAAAAAAAGCAATGTTATCGTTCACCACTGGAGCTCCACAAATAGTATACTCTGCACAAGGCCCTCATGGTGATATAAACCAGCTTTTAACCTACATCACTCATGGAATGCTGGAATTCGTCGGAATGGAAGTTTTACCATCTTTTGGATTATTTGGGCCTATTGCCATGTCTGAAAATGATGTAAATGCAGAAATAGAAAAATTTAAAGGATTATTGATAAAATTGTAA
- a CDS encoding 2-hydroxymuconate tautomerase family protein — MPVINIESPKMSKKQRESLVKQITEISAEILEMPKESIMILIKEIDHEHVGVGGALLSNIPHP; from the coding sequence ATGCCAGTAATAAATATTGAATCACCTAAAATGTCGAAAAAACAAAGAGAATCCTTAGTAAAACAAATAACTGAAATATCCGCTGAAATTTTAGAAATGCCCAAAGAATCCATCATGATTCTCATTAAAGAGATAGATCATGAGCATGTAGGAGTAGGGGGAGCTTTACTCTCCAACATCCCCCATCCTTAA
- a CDS encoding nuclear transport factor 2 family protein, with protein MKKNKNLKVVEKFIEAISTGGNWQDYVTEDIEWIVASANHPLTRAAIPWTGKIMKGKEAVKNFFEQLFSEKNFEFIDIKFTDIVGGENNIVAAFGWFKYKSNPTGKVVESDVAIKITLSGGKIAQYQFYENTYAIAESFRLDGQWEIENDGKKRLVP; from the coding sequence ATGAAAAAAAATAAGAATCTAAAAGTAGTTGAAAAATTCATTGAAGCCATATCAACTGGTGGAAATTGGCAAGATTATGTGACTGAGGATATTGAATGGATCGTTGCTTCTGCAAATCATCCATTAACCAGAGCAGCCATTCCATGGACTGGTAAGATAATGAAAGGAAAAGAAGCAGTTAAAAATTTCTTTGAACAACTATTTTCTGAGAAAAACTTTGAGTTTATAGATATAAAATTCACAGATATCGTAGGTGGAGAAAACAATATTGTTGCTGCATTTGGCTGGTTCAAATACAAGAGCAATCCTACTGGAAAAGTGGTTGAAAGTGATGTGGCCATAAAAATCACTTTAAGTGGGGGCAAAATTGCACAGTATCAATTTTATGAAAACACCTACGCTATTGCTGAATCCTTCAGGCTGGATGGTCAGTGGGAAATTGAGAATGATGGAAAAAAGCGACTAGTACCTTAA
- a CDS encoding nitroreductase family protein, translating to MDVLTAIKTRRSVRKYENKIIPEGHVKKILEAAMSGPTAVNQMPWQFIVINEPQLLKEIPKVHPNGQMVADAALAILVCADEKLLKFPDFWVQDCSIASQNILLAAHSLGLGAVWTGVYPLEDRVLGIKEVLGLPKNIWPLSLIPIGYPGEKPAPRELYDESRVHYNKF from the coding sequence ATGGATGTTTTGACTGCCATTAAAACCAGAAGAAGTGTTCGTAAGTATGAAAACAAGATAATTCCCGAGGGACATGTTAAAAAAATATTAGAAGCTGCCATGAGTGGCCCCACAGCTGTTAATCAAATGCCTTGGCAATTTATAGTGATTAATGAGCCCCAATTATTAAAGGAAATTCCCAAGGTCCATCCTAATGGGCAGATGGTGGCTGATGCTGCACTGGCAATTTTAGTCTGTGCAGATGAAAAACTTTTAAAATTTCCCGATTTCTGGGTTCAGGACTGTTCCATAGCTTCTCAGAATATTTTACTGGCCGCCCACAGTTTGGGACTGGGAGCGGTTTGGACAGGAGTTTACCCCCTTGAAGATCGAGTATTGGGGATAAAGGAGGTACTGGGTTTACCTAAAAATATATGGCCGTTGTCTTTAATCCCCATAGGTTATCCTGGAGAAAAACCTGCTCCCAGAGAATTATATGATGAATCTCGGGTTCATTATAACAAATTTTGA